From Aedes albopictus strain Foshan chromosome 1, AalbF5, whole genome shotgun sequence, one genomic window encodes:
- the LOC134288810 gene encoding uncharacterized protein LOC134288810 translates to MSEKYLFSRLSNQSYPVRKKRMAMLLKREDLWSVVSEPKPEPATDGWLKRDQKALATIVLYVEDCQLNLVRDAVTATEVWKVLQDFHEKVTVTSRVALLRRICSLNMAEGGDIEKHLKIAMIYRSLPESYGGLITALESRPDADQTLQLIKQKLLDEHQRCEERSEDVSEKAMKTPNTK, encoded by the coding sequence ATGAGCGAGAAATATTTGTTTTCGCGATTAAGTAACCAGAGCTATCCCGTCCGGAAGAAGCGCATGGCGATGCTTCTCAAGCGCGAAGATTTATGGTCGGTCGTGTCGGAACCAAAGCCGGAACCGGCAACGGACGGGTGGCTGAAACGTGACCAGAAGGCGCTAGCTACTATCGTTCTGTACGTCGAAGATTGTCAGCTGAATTTAGTGCGGGATGCAGTTACAGCGACGGAGGTGTGGAAAgtgctccaggatttccacgaGAAAGTGACGGTGACGTCGCGGGTGGCACTGCTGAGGCGGATTTGCAGTCTCAACATGGCTGAGGGAGGAGACATCGAGAAACATCTCAAGATTGCGATGATCTATCGCAGTCTCCCTGAATCGTACGGAGGTCTGATAACGGCATTGGAAAGCAGACCCGATGCTGACCAGACGCTGCAGCTGATCAAACAGAAGCTTCTCGACGAGCACCAGCGATGCGAAGAACGATCAGAGGACGTTTCGGAGAAAGCCATGAAGACACCGAACACAAAGTGA